From Nocardioides sp. HDW12B, the proteins below share one genomic window:
- a CDS encoding M20 family metallopeptidase: MPETTATEPENASLRLARELAPMMVELRRDVHRHPEIGNQLPRTQQAVIDALAPLDLEITRGLALTSVVAVLRGAAEPESGPRQVVLLRGDMDALPVDEEVGGDHRSLEPGVMHACGHDLHVAALVGAAHILSARREEIAGDVVLMFQPGEEGPGGAEPMVAEGLLDVAGRRVDAAYAWHAYSAEIPRGTWTSRPGSQYAAADELHVTVRGEGGHGSAPHRARDPITALCDMAVALQTAVTRSLDALDPVVITVGRIAGGTKENIIPDTAELEATVRTLSHQQRERVQQVVPRVLQGVAAAHGLAVDVDYRRGYPVTVNDDAEHAFAVGVVRDLFGDDAWRLKAEPELGAEDMSFVMNEVPGAYLVLGACPADDPETAPDNHSPRADFDDSVVPDAAAWLAEVAVRRLARPARGA, encoded by the coding sequence GTGCCGGAGACGACCGCGACAGAGCCCGAGAACGCGTCCCTGCGCCTGGCCCGGGAGCTCGCGCCGATGATGGTCGAGCTGCGTCGCGACGTGCACCGGCACCCGGAGATCGGCAACCAGCTGCCCCGCACGCAGCAGGCCGTCATCGACGCCCTGGCTCCGCTCGACCTCGAGATCACCCGGGGTCTCGCCCTCACCTCGGTGGTGGCGGTGCTGCGCGGGGCCGCCGAGCCGGAGAGCGGCCCGCGCCAGGTCGTGCTGCTGCGCGGCGACATGGACGCGCTGCCGGTCGACGAGGAGGTCGGCGGCGATCACCGCTCGCTCGAGCCCGGCGTCATGCACGCCTGCGGGCACGACCTGCACGTCGCCGCCCTGGTCGGCGCCGCGCACATCTTGTCAGCTCGACGAGAAGAGATCGCGGGTGACGTGGTGCTCATGTTCCAGCCCGGGGAGGAGGGGCCGGGAGGAGCCGAGCCGATGGTGGCCGAGGGGCTCCTCGACGTGGCCGGCCGCCGCGTCGACGCGGCGTACGCCTGGCACGCCTACTCCGCGGAGATCCCCCGGGGGACGTGGACGTCGCGCCCGGGCTCGCAGTACGCCGCGGCCGACGAGCTGCACGTCACCGTACGTGGCGAGGGCGGGCACGGCTCGGCCCCGCACCGGGCCCGCGACCCGATCACCGCGCTGTGCGACATGGCCGTGGCGCTGCAGACCGCGGTGACCCGCTCGCTCGACGCGCTCGACCCCGTGGTCATCACCGTCGGGCGCATCGCCGGGGGCACGAAGGAGAACATCATCCCGGACACCGCCGAGCTGGAGGCGACCGTCCGCACGCTCTCGCACCAGCAGCGCGAGCGGGTGCAGCAGGTGGTGCCGCGGGTGCTCCAGGGCGTCGCGGCGGCGCACGGCCTCGCGGTCGACGTCGACTACCGGCGCGGCTACCCGGTCACGGTCAACGACGACGCCGAGCACGCCTTCGCCGTCGGCGTGGTGCGCGACCTCTTCGGTGACGACGCCTGGCGCCTCAAGGCGGAGCCCGAGCTGGGCGCGGAGGACATGTCCTTCGTGATGAACGAGGTGCCGGGCGCCTACCTCGTCCTCGGTGCCTGCCCGGCCGACGACCCCGAGACGGCGCCCGACAACCACTCCCCCCGGGCGGACTTCGACGACAGCGTGGTGCCGGACGCCGCCGCGTGGCTGGCCGAGGTCGCCGTACGCCGCCTCGCGCGCCCGGCCCGGGGCGCCTGA
- a CDS encoding formate/nitrite transporter family protein, producing the protein MAENEGSGEGTVQQDVEQADRRSGGSDGSGGSGGSGGSVDHADQDRREQGDTDGPMEDELEQAFDRQVEQGVQRLSRSWREILATGFVAGTDIAFGVIAFVLVMDETGNQLLAAIAFAIGPLALMLGRSELFTEGFLVPVLTVAAKKARPAQLAKLWSGTLVANLVGGWLIMWLMVLAFPALETTMIDSAAHYATAPLSVETFCLSLLGGMVMTLLTRMQQGTDEMVVRVVASVAAAFLLVGLQLFHAVLNSLLVFGALHTGQAPFGYADWLVFFSYSLVGNVVGGLGLVTLLRLVRSKDKLQDERREEESSGRA; encoded by the coding sequence ATGGCAGAGAACGAGGGCTCCGGCGAGGGCACGGTCCAGCAGGACGTCGAGCAGGCGGACCGCCGCTCGGGCGGCTCGGACGGCTCGGGCGGCTCGGGCGGCTCGGGCGGCTCGGTCGACCACGCCGACCAGGACCGACGCGAGCAGGGCGACACCGACGGGCCGATGGAGGACGAGCTCGAGCAGGCCTTCGACCGTCAGGTCGAGCAGGGGGTGCAGCGGCTCAGCCGCAGCTGGCGCGAGATCCTCGCCACCGGGTTCGTCGCCGGCACCGACATCGCCTTCGGCGTCATCGCGTTCGTCCTCGTGATGGACGAGACCGGCAACCAGCTGCTCGCCGCCATCGCCTTCGCCATCGGACCGCTGGCGCTCATGCTCGGGCGCAGTGAGCTGTTCACCGAGGGCTTCCTGGTCCCGGTGCTGACCGTGGCGGCGAAGAAGGCTCGCCCGGCGCAGCTCGCGAAGCTGTGGTCCGGCACGCTGGTGGCCAACCTCGTCGGCGGCTGGCTGATCATGTGGCTCATGGTGCTGGCCTTCCCTGCGCTGGAGACGACGATGATCGACAGCGCGGCGCACTACGCCACCGCACCCCTGTCGGTCGAGACGTTCTGCCTCTCCCTGCTCGGCGGCATGGTGATGACGCTGCTCACGCGCATGCAGCAGGGCACCGATGAGATGGTCGTCCGGGTCGTGGCCTCCGTCGCCGCTGCCTTTCTCCTGGTGGGGCTCCAGCTGTTCCACGCGGTGCTCAACTCGCTGCTGGTCTTCGGGGCGCTGCATACCGGGCAGGCCCCCTTCGGCTACGCCGACTGGCTGGTGTTCTTCTCCTACTCGCTCGTCGGGAACGTCGTCGGCGGGCTCGGCCTGGTCACGCTGCTGCGCCTGGTCCGCAGCAAGGACAAGCTCCAGGACGAGCGGCGCGAGGAAGAGTCCTCCGGCCGAGCCTGA
- a CDS encoding APC family permease, translating into MAESTAPTDRRDDERTPLKKVMGPKLLLLFIVGDILGAGVYAVTGDIAAQVGGMAWLPFLVAFTVAGLTALSYLELVTKYPQAAGAALYTHKAFGLHFVTFIVAFAVISSGITSASTSSTLLSSNLLAGLDATLGDDGGLSWIGIPTGDTAALAVALGFMLLLAAINLRGVGESVKFNVVLTLIELTALAIVIGIGLFVMSRGDGDISRVTEFTGPGDVSAMVAITVATAIAFFSMVGFEDSVNMVEECKDPRGVFPRAMLTGLGIAVVIYMLVAIAVVTVLTAEEITKGADSETGVLLAVVREGMPGFPVSTIFPFLTVFAVANTALINMLMASRLVYGMANQRVLPSGLGKVLPSRQSPWAAIAFTTGLALVLIVVVENLAESTVTALAGTTGLLLLCVFAVVNVAVIVLRRDPAPEGTFRAPTVTPFIAGAACLYLAGPWARLSDQQVQYKIAGGMLLVGVVLWAVTWVANKRENRSSEFSDVDNLDG; encoded by the coding sequence CCCAAGCTGCTCCTGCTCTTCATCGTGGGCGACATCCTCGGGGCAGGCGTCTACGCCGTCACCGGCGACATCGCCGCCCAGGTCGGGGGGATGGCCTGGCTGCCCTTCCTCGTCGCGTTCACGGTGGCCGGTCTGACCGCGCTGTCCTACCTCGAGCTCGTCACGAAGTACCCCCAGGCGGCCGGCGCCGCGCTCTACACGCACAAGGCGTTCGGGCTGCACTTCGTGACCTTCATCGTCGCCTTCGCCGTGATCTCCTCCGGCATCACCAGCGCCTCGACGTCCTCGACGCTGCTGTCGTCGAACCTGCTGGCCGGCCTCGACGCGACCCTGGGCGACGACGGCGGCCTCAGCTGGATCGGCATTCCCACCGGGGACACCGCGGCCCTCGCCGTGGCTCTCGGCTTCATGCTGCTGCTGGCCGCGATCAACCTGCGCGGCGTCGGGGAGAGCGTGAAGTTCAACGTCGTGCTCACCCTCATCGAGCTGACCGCGCTCGCCATCGTCATCGGCATCGGCCTCTTCGTGATGAGCCGCGGCGACGGCGACATCTCCCGGGTCACCGAGTTCACCGGCCCGGGCGACGTCTCGGCCATGGTCGCCATCACCGTCGCCACCGCCATCGCGTTCTTCTCGATGGTCGGCTTCGAGGACTCCGTCAACATGGTCGAGGAGTGCAAGGACCCGCGCGGCGTCTTCCCCCGCGCCATGCTGACCGGCCTCGGCATCGCGGTCGTGATCTACATGCTGGTCGCGATCGCCGTGGTCACGGTGCTGACCGCCGAGGAGATCACCAAGGGCGCCGACAGCGAGACCGGCGTGCTGCTCGCGGTCGTGCGCGAGGGCATGCCCGGGTTCCCCGTGAGCACGATCTTCCCGTTCCTCACCGTCTTCGCCGTCGCCAACACCGCGCTCATCAACATGCTGATGGCCAGCCGGCTCGTCTACGGCATGGCCAACCAGCGGGTCCTGCCCAGCGGGCTGGGCAAGGTGCTGCCGAGCCGCCAGTCGCCCTGGGCCGCGATCGCCTTCACCACCGGCCTCGCGCTGGTGCTCATCGTCGTCGTGGAGAACCTCGCGGAGAGCACGGTGACGGCGCTGGCCGGCACCACCGGGCTCCTGCTGCTCTGCGTCTTCGCGGTCGTCAACGTCGCCGTCATCGTCCTGCGTCGCGACCCGGCCCCCGAGGGCACGTTCCGCGCCCCCACCGTGACCCCGTTCATCGCCGGGGCCGCCTGCCTCTACCTGGCCGGCCCGTGGGCCCGGCTGTCCGACCAGCAGGTGCAGTACAAGATCGCCGGCGGCATGCTGCTCGTCGGCGTCGTCCTGTGGGCCGTCACCTGGGTCGCCAACAAGCGGGAGAACCGCAGCAGCGAGTTCTCCGACGTCGACAACCTGGACGGCTGA